The following proteins come from a genomic window of Nocardiopsis sp. YSL2:
- a CDS encoding FkbM family methyltransferase yields MNPLARSALRAAIRHTPTIPPEQAVRRLDRELTHTPVTTLARSRLGARFPVTTSDIIQRYLYMFGTWEPHLTAWISQRLNPGDTFIDVGANIGYYTMLASHLVGRAGRVVAIEPVPRFHRQLQAATRLNGARNVRTVNRAVAAGPGRVEMYLGGPGNLGGTSMVRPRTADEFFCVTTDALPDILTSAELQNVRLIKIDVEGAEEAALRGLTPALSRLHPDVELIIEVTPRTLAKQGTSVQGVIDPLREAGFHMYRIANDYDPASYPTALRWPSLPQRWERPVTEMSDLVASRIDAAHL; encoded by the coding sequence ATGAACCCGCTCGCCCGCAGCGCTCTACGCGCCGCGATCCGCCACACACCCACCATCCCACCCGAGCAGGCGGTGCGGCGGCTGGACCGCGAACTCACACACACGCCCGTCACCACGCTCGCACGGAGCCGCTTGGGCGCTCGTTTCCCGGTCACTACCAGTGACATCATCCAGCGCTACCTGTACATGTTCGGCACATGGGAACCCCACCTGACCGCGTGGATCAGCCAACGCCTCAACCCCGGTGACACCTTCATCGACGTGGGCGCGAACATCGGCTACTACACGATGCTCGCCTCCCACCTCGTCGGGCGCGCCGGCCGAGTCGTGGCGATCGAACCCGTCCCCCGGTTCCACCGACAACTCCAGGCCGCCACTCGCCTCAACGGGGCGCGCAACGTACGGACCGTCAACCGCGCCGTGGCCGCCGGGCCAGGCCGAGTGGAAATGTACCTGGGCGGCCCCGGCAACCTCGGAGGTACTTCCATGGTTCGGCCGCGCACCGCAGACGAGTTCTTTTGTGTCACCACCGATGCGCTCCCGGACATCCTCACGTCCGCCGAACTCCAGAACGTGCGACTGATCAAGATCGACGTGGAAGGCGCCGAGGAAGCCGCACTCCGCGGCCTCACACCGGCCCTCTCCCGACTGCACCCGGACGTCGAGCTGATCATCGAGGTCACACCCCGCACCCTCGCCAAACAGGGGACGTCCGTCCAAGGGGTCATCGATCCGCTGCGCGAAGCGGGATTCCACATGTACCGGATCGCCAACGACTACGACCCGGCGAGCTACCCGACCGCACTCCGCTGGCCCTCACTACCGCAGCGGTGGGAACGGCCGGTCACCGAGATGAGCGACCTGGTGGCCTCCCGGATCGACGCCGCCCACCTCTGA
- a CDS encoding site-specific integrase: MASREGSTFKRCGCREETSGRALGVRCPQLKRRGGGWNPAHGAWAFQYELPRTADGKRRQARRVGLSTYTEALEGLDQVKALMVLASGDEDVEVQVADLIQTALNQRRPLPDVEEVRKRIGTGVDVRAEVPTVESWLKEWLDGKPDLALGTRASYAGHITKYLVPHLGRRRLDKLQARHVEAMFASIEETNIHILECRESDDAKVKASARGQRVISLSTKHRIRATLRSALSDAVRRPDLPVSVNIASHVRLPSCPRVKPMVWTPDRVRQWKADGTVPGEVMVWTPEQTRAFLAHARKYRWLYAMFHLIAVKGLRRGEAVGLPWSNTRLTDGQIDIRVQVVQLAWETVTTTPKSAAGQRTITLDQDTIKVLRTWRRFQLEAKLQAGKEWTDTGLAFTRQDGSGWHPAQVSDWFLRISRAAGLPPITLHGLRHGAASLSLAAGTDVKVVSNELGHATVHFTQDTYQTVFPDVAKAAAEATASLLRGVPVPAKAPVS, encoded by the coding sequence ATGGCATCACGTGAGGGGTCCACGTTCAAACGGTGCGGGTGCCGCGAGGAGACATCCGGACGTGCCCTGGGGGTGAGGTGCCCTCAGCTCAAGCGCAGGGGCGGGGGCTGGAATCCGGCGCATGGGGCGTGGGCGTTCCAGTACGAACTCCCACGCACCGCAGACGGGAAACGGCGTCAGGCCCGCCGGGTCGGACTGTCCACCTACACCGAGGCTCTGGAGGGGCTGGACCAGGTCAAGGCGCTGATGGTCCTGGCCTCGGGGGATGAGGACGTTGAGGTGCAGGTCGCGGACCTGATCCAGACCGCACTCAACCAGCGCCGACCACTCCCCGATGTGGAGGAGGTCCGCAAGCGCATCGGTACCGGGGTGGACGTACGGGCCGAGGTCCCCACCGTCGAGTCCTGGCTGAAGGAGTGGTTGGACGGCAAACCCGACCTGGCCCTCGGAACCCGGGCGTCCTACGCCGGCCACATCACCAAGTACCTCGTGCCGCACCTGGGTCGGCGGCGGTTGGACAAGCTCCAGGCCCGCCACGTCGAGGCGATGTTCGCCTCGATCGAGGAAACCAACATCCACATCCTGGAGTGCCGTGAGTCCGACGATGCGAAGGTCAAGGCGTCGGCGCGCGGACAACGGGTCATCTCGCTCTCTACCAAGCACCGGATCCGCGCCACGCTGCGCAGCGCCCTGTCGGACGCGGTGCGCCGCCCGGACCTGCCGGTATCGGTGAACATCGCCTCGCACGTGCGGCTCCCCTCGTGCCCAAGGGTCAAGCCGATGGTGTGGACGCCCGACCGGGTGCGTCAGTGGAAGGCGGACGGGACGGTGCCGGGCGAGGTGATGGTGTGGACCCCGGAGCAGACCCGTGCCTTCCTGGCCCATGCGAGGAAGTACCGGTGGCTGTATGCGATGTTCCACCTCATCGCCGTCAAGGGCCTGCGCCGAGGGGAGGCGGTCGGGCTGCCGTGGTCCAACACCCGGTTGACGGACGGGCAGATCGACATCCGAGTCCAGGTGGTGCAGTTGGCGTGGGAGACGGTGACGACGACGCCGAAGAGCGCGGCCGGTCAGCGCACCATCACCCTGGACCAGGACACGATCAAGGTCCTGCGCACGTGGCGACGCTTCCAACTGGAGGCCAAACTCCAAGCGGGAAAGGAGTGGACGGACACCGGGTTGGCGTTCACCCGCCAGGACGGGTCGGGGTGGCATCCGGCGCAGGTCAGTGACTGGTTCCTGCGCATCTCCCGCGCGGCGGGTCTGCCGCCGATCACGCTGCACGGGCTGCGCCACGGGGCTGCCTCGCTCTCGCTGGCCGCGGGAACGGACGTGAAGGTCGTCTCCAACGAACTGGGGCACGCGACCGTCCACTTCACCCAGGACACGTACCAAACGGTGTTCCCCGACGTCGCGAAAGCGGCGGCCGAGGCCACCGCGTCGCTGCTGCGCGGCGTGCCGGTCCCGGCGAAGGCCCCGGTGTCGTAG
- a CDS encoding SPFH domain-containing protein has translation MDPAIPLIILAVLFVAIALSAIRIVPQARAYNIERFGRYTRTLNPGLNFIIPGVDRVNTKFDLREHVFTSRPQPVITEDNLVVNIDTVLYYQITQPKAAAYEVANFLQAIDQLTVTTLRNVIGSMDLEKTLTSREEINTRLRGVLDDTTGKWGIRVNRVEIKAIDPPPTIKEAMEKQMRADRDKRAAILHAEGERQARILKAEGARQQAILEAQGDQQAAILRADGEAKAVERVFQAVHANNADAKLLAYKYLETLPSLAQGEGNTFWVIPGELTEAVKNVSHAFAGDAAQAGPSTEKDGREKAERGPAEITGADPAQSASAQAAVDAAEQAEKAVADARDDVRRAGARAASMPEPREEP, from the coding sequence ATCGATCCGGCTATCCCTCTCATCATCCTCGCCGTCCTGTTCGTCGCGATCGCGCTGTCAGCGATCCGGATCGTTCCTCAGGCGAGGGCGTACAACATCGAGCGGTTCGGCCGCTACACCAGGACGCTCAATCCCGGTCTGAACTTCATCATCCCGGGTGTCGACCGGGTCAACACCAAGTTCGACCTCCGTGAGCACGTCTTCACCTCCCGGCCGCAGCCGGTCATCACCGAGGACAACCTGGTGGTCAACATAGACACCGTCCTCTACTACCAGATCACCCAGCCCAAGGCCGCCGCCTACGAGGTCGCCAACTTCCTCCAGGCCATCGACCAGCTCACCGTCACCACCCTGCGCAACGTCATCGGCTCCATGGACCTGGAGAAGACCCTGACCTCCCGGGAGGAGATCAACACCCGGCTGCGCGGCGTGCTCGACGACACCACCGGCAAGTGGGGCATCCGCGTCAACCGTGTGGAGATCAAGGCCATCGACCCGCCGCCGACCATCAAGGAGGCGATGGAGAAGCAGATGCGGGCCGACCGTGACAAGCGGGCGGCGATCCTGCACGCCGAGGGTGAGCGCCAGGCCCGGATCCTCAAGGCCGAGGGCGCGCGCCAGCAGGCGATCCTGGAGGCCCAGGGTGACCAGCAGGCCGCGATCCTGCGGGCCGACGGTGAGGCCAAGGCCGTGGAGCGCGTCTTCCAGGCCGTGCACGCCAACAACGCCGACGCCAAACTCCTCGCGTACAAGTACCTGGAGACCCTGCCCAGCCTGGCCCAGGGCGAGGGCAACACGTTCTGGGTCATCCCCGGTGAGCTCACCGAGGCGGTCAAGAACGTCTCCCACGCCTTCGCCGGGGACGCCGCCCAGGCCGGCCCGTCCACCGAGAAGGACGGCCGGGAGAAGGCCGAGCGCGGCCCGGCCGAGATCACGGGAGCGGACCCGGCGCAGTCCGCGTCGGCCCAGGCCGCCGTGGACGCGGCGGAGCAGGCCGAGAAGGCGGTCGCCGACGCCCGCGACGACGTGCGCAGAGCCGGGGCCAGGGCGGCATCGATGCCCGAGCCGCGGGAGGAGCCCTGA
- a CDS encoding AAA family ATPase — MAEQARILELRVSATSLRNAASGERFPSLATVTAFVRVCLSLTPGAGKEVLSNWQQRWGHLTERAGDDGEEGAGGVREVPSARRPKGNLPAETDSFVGRDDDLRALAHRLERARLVTLTGIGGVGKSRLARRVAARRATAHRDGAWLVELAPVTDPEAVAWTVATALGVQEDDPSDAVAQLARQLRDRRMLLVLDNCEHALAACARLVDALLEAAPGLTVLATSRRSLGTAGEHVWPVAPLTVPDGGANGQATTNPAVQLFTNRAAAAWPDFSLTGANIGDVAELCRHLEGLPLSIELAARWTRTLSPRQIREHFLDRHRLRSSSPGGRARHQSLHTVLDHSHDLCSPGQRTLWARMSVFAGPVTAEDVCSVAGFDPLDADSALTALDSLVDQSIVVPVDTPTGRGYTLLETVRDYGHHRLAETKEQPLLRERHQEWFMALVHQAYTRSYGPDQACWLSRLRTSINDIRLALDNACHDGTDPEHVQVTAADLWQYWMVNGRLAEGRSRLERALSLSAKPTYSLCRALWACGYLAFVHGDHGVARDHAKRALEIARSLGNTESEYGARVLLALTTLGRGGLSRSLELAQGSWSTTDGSGFMRQLCASVTGLAYTLQGGLDEGMAWLARSREIAERHGEIWHHSYNLWAMGLNLLLRGDLSADGYLRHALSLKASIGDRLGIPAVVETLAWYAQEQGDDEHAALLLGGAEALWGTTAPRLFRFEGLVALHRGTHGRIREALGQERLVELMEQGRGLGFEDVVRVAVGD, encoded by the coding sequence ATGGCCGAACAGGCGAGGATCCTGGAGTTGCGGGTGTCGGCCACCTCGCTGCGCAACGCCGCATCGGGAGAGAGGTTCCCCAGTCTGGCAACTGTCACCGCCTTCGTTCGGGTGTGCCTGTCGTTGACCCCCGGCGCTGGGAAGGAGGTCCTCAGCAACTGGCAGCAGCGCTGGGGGCATCTGACCGAGAGAGCCGGAGACGATGGTGAGGAGGGAGCCGGTGGCGTAAGGGAAGTGCCTTCGGCACGACGGCCGAAGGGGAACCTGCCCGCCGAGACGGACAGCTTCGTTGGCCGCGACGACGATCTCCGGGCGCTCGCTCACCGTCTGGAACGCGCCCGCCTGGTGACCTTGACCGGCATCGGCGGTGTGGGCAAATCGCGACTGGCGCGCCGGGTGGCCGCCCGGCGTGCCACGGCCCACCGTGACGGGGCTTGGCTGGTGGAGCTCGCCCCGGTGACCGACCCCGAGGCGGTGGCCTGGACGGTCGCCACCGCACTCGGAGTCCAGGAGGACGACCCCTCGGACGCGGTCGCGCAGCTGGCTCGCCAGCTGCGCGACCGGCGCATGTTGCTGGTCCTGGACAACTGCGAGCACGCCCTGGCGGCCTGCGCACGGCTGGTCGACGCGCTCCTTGAGGCCGCTCCCGGTCTGACGGTGCTGGCGACCAGTCGCCGTTCCCTGGGCACCGCGGGAGAGCACGTGTGGCCTGTGGCTCCGTTGACCGTGCCAGACGGCGGAGCTAACGGCCAAGCCACGACCAACCCGGCGGTCCAGCTCTTCACGAACCGGGCCGCAGCGGCCTGGCCGGACTTCTCCCTGACCGGGGCCAATATCGGTGACGTCGCCGAGTTGTGCCGCCATCTGGAGGGTCTACCGTTGTCCATCGAGCTGGCCGCCCGCTGGACGCGCACCCTATCCCCCCGCCAGATCCGCGAACACTTCCTCGACCGACACCGCCTGCGCTCGTCAAGCCCGGGTGGCCGTGCCCGCCACCAGAGCCTGCACACCGTCCTGGACCACAGCCACGACCTGTGCTCCCCCGGACAGCGGACCCTGTGGGCGCGCATGTCCGTGTTCGCCGGGCCCGTCACGGCCGAGGACGTGTGCTCCGTCGCCGGGTTCGACCCCCTGGACGCCGACTCTGCCCTGACCGCTTTGGACTCCCTGGTCGACCAGTCCATCGTCGTCCCGGTCGACACCCCCACAGGACGCGGATACACCCTGTTGGAGACCGTGCGCGACTACGGACACCACAGGCTGGCCGAGACGAAAGAGCAACCCCTCCTGCGCGAACGACACCAGGAATGGTTCATGGCACTGGTGCACCAGGCCTACACGCGCAGCTACGGACCTGATCAGGCGTGCTGGCTGTCCCGGCTGCGCACCTCCATCAACGACATCCGCCTCGCGCTCGACAACGCCTGCCACGACGGAACCGACCCCGAACACGTCCAGGTCACCGCCGCCGACCTGTGGCAGTACTGGATGGTCAACGGGCGTCTGGCCGAAGGACGGAGTCGGCTGGAGCGCGCACTGTCGCTGTCAGCGAAGCCCACCTACTCGCTGTGCCGGGCACTCTGGGCCTGCGGGTACCTCGCTTTCGTTCACGGTGATCACGGGGTGGCGCGTGATCACGCCAAGCGCGCCCTGGAGATCGCCCGAAGTCTGGGCAATACTGAGTCCGAGTACGGCGCCCGCGTACTGCTGGCCCTGACCACCCTCGGTCGGGGTGGCCTGTCCCGCTCGTTGGAGTTGGCCCAGGGCTCGTGGAGTACGACCGACGGGTCGGGATTCATGAGACAGCTCTGCGCATCCGTCACGGGACTGGCCTACACATTGCAGGGAGGGTTGGACGAGGGGATGGCATGGCTGGCCAGATCACGTGAGATAGCTGAGCGCCACGGGGAGATCTGGCACCACTCCTACAACCTCTGGGCCATGGGTCTTAACCTGCTCCTGCGCGGCGACCTGTCGGCCGATGGGTACCTGCGGCACGCACTCAGCCTCAAGGCATCGATCGGTGACCGTCTGGGGATACCCGCCGTGGTAGAGACATTGGCCTGGTATGCGCAGGAGCAGGGCGACGACGAGCACGCCGCTCTTCTGCTGGGCGGAGCGGAGGCGCTGTGGGGCACCACCGCTCCACGCTTGTTCCGGTTTGAAGGGCTGGTGGCCCTGCACCGGGGGACACACGGACGAATCCGGGAAGCGCTGGGGCAGGAACGGTTGGTGGAATTGATGGAGCAGGGTCGAGGACTGGGTTTCGAGGACGTAGTGCGAGTAGCAGTAGGCGACTGA
- a CDS encoding ATP-binding protein, with product MGRVPVVFLLVGLTGSGKTTYTRSVLEPRGVVRLSVDEEVHRRHGQYGVDYPEWEYFERQAPVVEWTRQRLHELVAEGRDVVVDHGLWRRAEREEWKKLVEAAGARWRLLYFPVGEAELLRRLAERNRREDANALTVTPEALADFVARFDPPEGEGEEVIAAGSFPHGSAATG from the coding sequence GTGGGACGGGTTCCTGTGGTGTTCTTGCTGGTCGGGTTGACCGGGTCGGGGAAGACCACCTACACGCGGTCGGTCCTTGAGCCGCGCGGTGTGGTGCGGTTGTCGGTGGATGAGGAGGTCCACCGGAGGCATGGCCAGTACGGGGTGGACTATCCGGAGTGGGAGTACTTCGAGCGCCAGGCCCCAGTGGTGGAGTGGACTCGACAGCGTCTGCACGAGCTGGTGGCCGAGGGCCGTGACGTGGTGGTGGATCACGGTCTGTGGCGGCGTGCGGAGCGCGAGGAGTGGAAGAAGCTGGTCGAGGCGGCCGGGGCGCGGTGGCGGCTGCTGTACTTTCCGGTCGGCGAGGCTGAGTTGCTGCGTCGCTTGGCCGAGCGCAACCGGCGTGAGGACGCCAACGCGTTGACCGTGACACCGGAGGCGTTGGCGGACTTTGTGGCCCGGTTCGATCCCCCGGAGGGTGAGGGCGAGGAGGTCATCGCTGCGGGCTCGTTCCCGCACGGCTCGGCCGCCACTGGGTGA
- a CDS encoding cobalamin biosynthesis protein has translation MRSLGLVAGFLLDAMVPDPPRGHPVALFGRAAGWWERRIYRDDELTGAAYAVSAVAPVAALGAVAERGGATATAAATWATLGGSMLAREAEGVARALEAGDLEGARSLVPRLCGRDPAGLDEAGVARAVVESVAENTSDAVTGPLVWGALAGVGGLAGFRAVNTLDAMVGHRSARYRRFGAASARLDDIAGWGPARLTAVLAVLAAPAVGGDVGRAWRIWRRDGHRHPSPNSGQCEAAFAGALGRTLGGVNVYRGREERRPEMGEGPAVDTADIRRAVRLARAVNVGALAVAAGVARVRG, from the coding sequence GTGCGAAGTCTGGGTTTGGTGGCGGGGTTCCTGCTCGACGCGATGGTGCCGGATCCCCCGCGGGGGCATCCTGTGGCGCTGTTCGGCCGTGCCGCTGGTTGGTGGGAGCGGCGGATCTACCGGGACGACGAGCTCACCGGTGCCGCCTACGCGGTGTCGGCGGTCGCTCCCGTGGCGGCGCTCGGGGCGGTGGCCGAGCGCGGGGGCGCGACCGCCACCGCGGCCGCCACGTGGGCCACCCTCGGGGGCAGCATGCTCGCAAGGGAGGCCGAAGGGGTCGCGCGGGCACTGGAGGCGGGCGATCTGGAAGGTGCCCGATCCCTGGTGCCGCGCCTGTGCGGGCGCGATCCCGCCGGGTTGGACGAGGCGGGTGTCGCGCGTGCCGTGGTGGAGTCGGTCGCCGAGAACACCTCGGACGCGGTGACGGGCCCGTTGGTGTGGGGTGCCCTGGCCGGAGTGGGCGGGCTGGCCGGGTTCCGCGCGGTGAACACGCTGGACGCCATGGTCGGTCACAGGAGCGCGCGCTACCGGCGCTTCGGGGCCGCGTCGGCCCGATTGGACGACATCGCCGGCTGGGGTCCCGCCCGGCTCACCGCGGTGCTGGCGGTCCTGGCCGCCCCCGCCGTCGGCGGCGACGTCGGCCGGGCCTGGCGGATCTGGCGCAGGGACGGCCACCGGCACCCCAGCCCCAACTCGGGGCAGTGCGAGGCCGCGTTCGCCGGCGCGCTCGGGCGGACCCTGGGCGGGGTGAACGTCTACCGGGGGCGTGAGGAGCGGCGCCCGGAGATGGGGGAGGGGCCCGCGGTGGACACCGCCGACATCCGGCGGGCCGTCCGGCTGGCCCGGGCGGTCAACGTCGGCGCGCTGGCCGTGGCGGCGGGTGTGGCGCGCGTGCGCGGGTAG
- a CDS encoding penicillin acylase family protein, whose amino-acid sequence MRSPYPQRLRTGAAGAALLVAAATAAALPSTPAAADPPPDYCAPNGCHDIVPPGQNGSATLAEILGHQIFGTRPQHSSSQLDMYDDLVHHYDGLTEEGLDDFFLDAGFGVDSDDVGREYQPRQDVTITRDKGHGIPHIEGTTREGTMYGAGYAAAEDRLFLMDVLRRVGRGELTPFAGGAGGNRALEQDLWRTAPYTEEDKQAQIDRVAGAGERGAQALADVDAYLEGVNAYIEEADGNRTFPGEYVLTGHKDAITNAGDIEPFTPTDVVGIAAMVGGIFGGGGGGEVRAAVVRANFLDRYGAEEGAELYAAWRTENDPEAVVSVDGEFPYAQTPDDPVGEVVPDPGSVEPYGIVHDEHGSAADEVTAAPLAAAVEEPAAPDDPAEPPTLDDLSAADQEEVDQMVEEGDLSEAEGLFNDGVLPDGFLDPRGMSNALLVSGEHTESGNPVAVMGPQTGYFSPQLLMLQELQGPGISARGASFAGVSFYVQMGRGVDYAWSATSAGQDLTDTFAVDLCETDGSAPSTDSRAYVDSSGECVAFEELSVTNEWSPTVADQTPAGGYTLTSLRSEFGLVESFATVDGTPVAFTSLRSTYRHEVDSIIGFQRFNDPGEITSAASFQDAAHDIGYAFNWHYVDDEDIAFVNSGANPVRVEGTNPTMPIDAYADAGWSGWDPETNDADLHPKEDHPRAVNPDYIVNWNNKPARGYTSGWSTGSVHRGDLLDSRVSALVEDGHAFTTASLTQVMMEAGTADLRAQEVLPRLLEVIDAQEVEDPDLAATVAELRAWQEAGSLRREPQRDAGYYEHADAIRVMDAWWPALVRAQFEPGLGEDLYAALTRAVQVDESPSGAIGGGEAGSVNQAQPHRGSAFQYGWWSYVDKDLRAVLGEDVQGPLGGEAYCGEGDPDGCRTVLLDSLAEAAAVPAGEVYPGDEHCSAGDQVCADAVVHQAVGGIGMWPIAWQNRPTYQMVYQFSGGR is encoded by the coding sequence GTGAGATCCCCGTACCCCCAACGGCTCCGCACGGGTGCCGCAGGTGCCGCGCTGCTCGTGGCCGCGGCCACCGCGGCCGCGCTCCCGAGCACACCCGCGGCCGCCGACCCCCCGCCCGACTACTGCGCCCCCAACGGCTGCCACGACATCGTCCCCCCGGGCCAGAACGGCAGCGCCACTCTGGCCGAGATCCTCGGCCACCAGATCTTCGGGACCCGCCCCCAGCACTCCTCCAGTCAGCTCGACATGTACGACGACCTCGTGCACCACTACGACGGCCTCACCGAGGAGGGCCTGGACGACTTCTTCCTCGACGCCGGGTTCGGCGTCGACTCCGACGACGTGGGCCGGGAGTACCAGCCGCGCCAGGACGTCACCATCACCCGCGACAAGGGCCACGGCATCCCGCACATCGAGGGCACCACGCGCGAGGGCACCATGTACGGCGCCGGCTACGCCGCCGCCGAGGACCGCCTCTTCCTCATGGACGTGCTCCGCCGCGTCGGCCGGGGCGAGCTCACCCCCTTCGCCGGCGGCGCCGGGGGCAACCGGGCCCTGGAACAGGACCTCTGGCGGACCGCTCCCTACACCGAGGAGGACAAGCAGGCGCAGATCGACCGCGTCGCCGGGGCCGGCGAGCGCGGGGCCCAGGCCCTGGCCGACGTCGACGCCTACCTGGAGGGCGTCAACGCCTACATCGAGGAGGCCGACGGGAACCGCACCTTCCCCGGCGAGTACGTCCTGACCGGCCACAAGGACGCCATCACCAACGCCGGCGACATCGAGCCCTTCACCCCCACCGACGTGGTCGGTATCGCCGCCATGGTCGGCGGCATCTTCGGCGGGGGCGGAGGCGGGGAGGTCCGCGCCGCCGTCGTGCGCGCCAACTTCCTGGACCGCTACGGCGCGGAGGAGGGCGCGGAGCTCTACGCCGCCTGGCGCACGGAGAACGATCCCGAGGCCGTGGTCAGCGTCGACGGGGAGTTCCCCTACGCCCAGACCCCCGACGACCCCGTCGGCGAGGTCGTCCCCGACCCCGGCTCGGTCGAGCCCTACGGCATCGTCCACGACGAACACGGTTCCGCGGCCGACGAGGTGACGGCCGCACCCCTGGCCGCCGCCGTCGAGGAGCCGGCCGCGCCGGACGACCCGGCCGAGCCGCCCACCCTGGACGACCTCAGCGCCGCCGACCAGGAAGAAGTCGACCAGATGGTGGAGGAGGGCGACCTGTCGGAGGCCGAGGGCCTGTTCAACGACGGTGTCCTGCCCGACGGCTTCCTCGACCCCCGCGGCATGTCCAACGCCCTCCTGGTCTCCGGTGAGCACACCGAGAGCGGCAACCCCGTCGCCGTCATGGGTCCGCAGACCGGCTACTTCTCACCCCAGCTGCTCATGCTCCAGGAGCTCCAGGGCCCGGGCATCAGCGCCCGGGGCGCGTCGTTCGCCGGCGTGAGCTTCTACGTCCAGATGGGCCGCGGTGTCGACTACGCCTGGAGTGCCACCTCGGCCGGCCAGGACCTCACCGACACCTTCGCCGTCGACCTGTGCGAGACCGACGGCTCGGCCCCTTCCACCGACTCGCGTGCCTACGTCGACTCCTCCGGTGAGTGCGTCGCCTTCGAGGAGCTCAGCGTCACCAACGAGTGGTCGCCCACCGTCGCCGACCAGACCCCGGCCGGCGGATACACGCTGACCTCCCTGCGCTCCGAGTTCGGCCTCGTGGAGTCCTTCGCCACCGTCGACGGGACCCCCGTGGCGTTCACCTCGCTGCGCTCCACCTACCGGCACGAGGTCGACTCCATCATCGGCTTCCAAAGGTTCAACGACCCGGGCGAGATCACCTCGGCCGCGTCGTTCCAGGACGCGGCCCACGACATCGGCTACGCCTTCAACTGGCACTACGTCGACGACGAGGACATCGCCTTCGTGAACTCCGGCGCCAACCCGGTCCGGGTCGAGGGCACCAACCCCACGATGCCCATCGACGCCTACGCGGATGCGGGCTGGTCGGGCTGGGACCCCGAGACCAACGACGCCGACCTGCACCCGAAGGAGGACCACCCGCGGGCCGTCAACCCCGACTACATCGTCAACTGGAACAACAAGCCCGCACGGGGCTACACCTCCGGCTGGTCCACCGGCTCGGTCCACCGGGGCGACCTGCTCGACTCCCGGGTGTCCGCGCTGGTCGAGGACGGGCACGCGTTCACCACGGCCTCCCTGACCCAGGTGATGATGGAGGCCGGGACGGCCGACCTGCGTGCCCAGGAGGTCCTGCCGCGGCTGCTGGAGGTGATCGACGCCCAGGAGGTGGAGGACCCCGACCTGGCCGCGACCGTGGCGGAGCTGCGGGCCTGGCAGGAGGCCGGATCGCTGCGCCGCGAGCCCCAGCGCGACGCCGGGTACTACGAACACGCCGACGCCATCCGGGTGATGGACGCGTGGTGGCCGGCGCTGGTGCGCGCCCAGTTCGAGCCGGGGCTCGGCGAGGACCTGTACGCCGCGCTGACCCGCGCGGTCCAGGTGGACGAGTCGCCCTCGGGCGCGATCGGCGGCGGTGAGGCCGGGAGCGTCAACCAGGCGCAGCCGCACCGGGGCTCGGCCTTCCAGTACGGCTGGTGGTCCTACGTCGACAAGGACCTGCGCGCGGTGCTCGGCGAGGACGTCCAAGGCCCGCTGGGTGGAGAGGCCTACTGCGGGGAGGGCGATCCGGACGGGTGCCGGACGGTCCTGCTGGACAGTCTGGCCGAGGCCGCCGCGGTCCCCGCGGGCGAGGTCTACCCGGGCGACGAGCACTGCTCGGCCGGTGACCAGGTCTGCGCGGACGCGGTGGTCCACCAGGCGGTGGGCGGGATCGGCATGTGGCCGATCGCGTGGCAGAACCGTCCCACCTACCAGATGGTCTACCAGTTCTCCGGCGGGCGCTAG
- a CDS encoding NfeD family protein yields MPAWLIWIILAVALGVAEALTLTFVLGLVAVAALVAGLLGAIGLPVVVQIIGFAATSAAGIILVRPIMQRQMRREPDARSGTAALIGRSGVVLQEVDGDRGLIKLSGEEWSARCIDEDLVIPIGAHVDVMEIDGATAVVYPREALPESHTPES; encoded by the coding sequence ATGCCCGCGTGGCTGATCTGGATCATTCTGGCCGTCGCCCTCGGAGTCGCCGAGGCGCTGACGCTGACGTTCGTGTTGGGTCTCGTCGCGGTGGCCGCACTGGTCGCCGGACTCCTCGGCGCCATCGGCCTGCCCGTGGTCGTTCAGATCATCGGCTTCGCGGCCACGTCCGCCGCGGGCATCATCCTCGTGCGGCCCATCATGCAGCGGCAGATGCGCAGGGAGCCCGACGCGCGTTCGGGAACCGCCGCGCTCATCGGCCGATCCGGGGTCGTGCTCCAGGAGGTCGACGGGGACAGGGGCCTGATCAAGCTCTCCGGAGAGGAGTGGTCGGCACGGTGTATCGACGAGGACCTCGTGATCCCGATCGGCGCACACGTCGACGTCATGGAGATCGACGGGGCCACCGCGGTGGTCTACCCGCGTGAGGCCCTGCCCGAGTCCCACACTCCCGAGTCATAG